One segment of Aquimarina sp. BL5 DNA contains the following:
- a CDS encoding amidohydrolase family protein has protein sequence MNIYKLIIGFFILSFVCNAEIYSQEFSEGPFSQLIIRGATLINGNGSPPRGPVDIVVERNIIKDIVVVGYPGVDIDDAKRPKLKSGGKEVNAHGMYLLPGFIDMHGHIGGVAQGADSDYVFKLWMAHGITTIREPSGRGIDWTLKLKKASERNEIIAPRIYAYTGFGQGNKEPISTVEMARNWVRENAKKGADGIKFFGAAPEIMKAALDENKKLGLGSACHHAQTDVARWNVLNSARAGLTTMEHWYGLPEALFEDKTIQHYPLDYNYQNEQDRFEEAGKLWKQAAKPYSDHWNKVMNELLELDFTLDPTFNIYEASRDLQRARRAEWHETYTLPSLWKFYQPSKISHGSYWHDWGTEQEVAWKENYRLWMTFINEYKNRGGRVTTGSDSGFIFQLYGFAYIRELELLREAGFHPLEVIRAATLNGAEALGVSDKIGSVEVGKLADFVLVKENPLKNLKVLYGTGAIRLTEENKVIRAGGVQYTIKDGVIYNAKELLVDVKRMVDEAKKTENFSIIQPGIKE, from the coding sequence ATGAATATATATAAATTAATCATCGGATTTTTTATTCTGTCTTTTGTTTGTAATGCAGAAATTTACTCACAAGAATTTAGTGAAGGACCATTCTCTCAGCTTATTATTAGAGGTGCTACCTTGATTAATGGTAATGGTTCGCCCCCAAGAGGTCCTGTAGATATTGTTGTAGAAAGAAATATCATTAAAGATATTGTAGTGGTAGGTTATCCTGGGGTTGATATAGATGATGCCAAACGACCCAAACTTAAATCTGGTGGAAAAGAGGTAAACGCTCACGGAATGTACCTTTTGCCGGGCTTTATAGATATGCACGGTCATATTGGAGGAGTTGCACAAGGAGCCGACTCCGATTATGTTTTTAAACTATGGATGGCCCACGGAATCACTACAATTAGGGAACCAAGCGGAAGAGGAATTGATTGGACATTGAAACTCAAAAAAGCTAGCGAAAGAAATGAAATTATAGCGCCACGTATTTATGCATATACGGGTTTTGGCCAAGGAAATAAAGAACCCATAAGCACCGTAGAAATGGCTAGAAATTGGGTTCGAGAAAATGCTAAAAAAGGAGCGGATGGAATAAAGTTTTTTGGTGCTGCTCCAGAAATTATGAAAGCGGCATTAGATGAGAATAAAAAATTAGGATTAGGTTCCGCTTGCCATCACGCCCAAACGGATGTTGCTCGCTGGAATGTCCTTAATTCTGCTAGAGCGGGATTAACAACCATGGAGCATTGGTATGGATTACCCGAAGCGTTGTTTGAAGATAAAACCATTCAGCATTATCCTTTAGATTATAATTACCAGAACGAGCAAGATAGGTTTGAGGAAGCTGGGAAACTATGGAAACAAGCTGCAAAACCATATTCTGATCATTGGAATAAGGTGATGAATGAACTTCTTGAATTAGATTTTACATTAGATCCTACCTTTAATATTTATGAGGCCAGTAGAGATTTGCAAAGAGCTAGAAGAGCAGAGTGGCACGAAACCTACACATTACCTTCTCTATGGAAATTCTATCAACCCAGTAAGATTTCACATGGTTCTTATTGGCATGATTGGGGAACCGAACAAGAGGTAGCTTGGAAAGAGAATTATCGTTTATGGATGACATTTATAAATGAATATAAGAATCGCGGAGGAAGAGTTACTACTGGTTCGGATTCTGGATTTATATTTCAATTGTACGGTTTTGCGTATATCAGAGAATTGGAACTTCTAAGGGAAGCAGGTTTTCATCCTTTGGAAGTAATTAGAGCAGCTACACTAAACGGTGCCGAAGCTTTAGGAGTTTCAGATAAAATAGGATCTGTTGAAGTAGGTAAATTAGCTGACTTTGTATTGGTGAAAGAAAATCCTCTTAAAAATCTAAAAGTATTATATGGTACTGGTGCGATTAGATTAACAGAAGAAAATAAAGTGATTAGGGCAGGAGGTGTTCAATATACCATTAAAGACGGCGTAATATATAATGCTAAAGAACTGCTTGTTGATGTAAAAAGAATGGTAGATGAGGCTAAAAAGACTGAAAACTTTTCTATAATTCAACCGGGTATAAAAGAATAG
- the lysA gene encoding diaminopimelate decarboxylase produces MENANLLAIAKEFGSPVYVYDSEKIVSQYERLTSAFKQVKHVKLNYAVKALSNLAILKLMNSLGAGLDTVSIQEVKLGLLAGVAPSNIIFTPNGVSLTEIEKVSEMGVQINIDNLSILEQFGTKHPEVPVCIRINPHVMAGGNSNISVGHIDSKFGISIHQIPHILRIVENTGMNINGIHMHTGSDILDIDVFLYASEILFETAKNFKNLDFIDFGSGFKVPYKKGDIETNIEEFGQKLTKRFNDFCKEYGKELTLGFEPGKFLVSEAGYFLAEVNVVKQTTSTVFAGIDSGFNHLIRPMLYNSYHEIINISNPKGRERFYSVVGYICETDTFATNRRISEITEGDIIAFKNAGAYCFSMASNYNSRFRPAEVLWHNNEAHLIRKRETFEDLTKNQVNMEIFSKVTEPAS; encoded by the coding sequence ATGGAAAACGCAAATTTATTAGCAATCGCAAAAGAGTTTGGGAGTCCTGTATATGTATATGACTCCGAAAAAATTGTTTCACAGTATGAACGCCTAACCAGTGCCTTTAAACAGGTGAAACATGTAAAGCTTAACTATGCTGTCAAGGCATTGTCTAATCTTGCGATATTAAAACTAATGAATTCATTAGGTGCCGGATTAGACACTGTATCGATCCAGGAAGTTAAATTAGGATTATTGGCTGGTGTAGCACCCAGTAATATCATTTTTACTCCAAACGGAGTTTCCTTAACAGAAATCGAGAAGGTTTCTGAAATGGGTGTACAAATAAATATTGACAACCTATCCATTCTAGAACAGTTCGGAACAAAACATCCGGAAGTACCTGTTTGTATTAGAATTAACCCACATGTGATGGCTGGAGGAAACAGTAACATCTCTGTAGGGCATATCGATAGTAAGTTTGGCATTTCTATTCACCAGATTCCACATATTCTTAGAATTGTAGAGAATACCGGTATGAATATTAATGGTATCCACATGCATACTGGTAGTGATATTTTGGATATTGATGTATTTTTATATGCTAGTGAAATATTATTTGAAACTGCCAAGAACTTCAAAAATCTAGATTTTATAGATTTCGGAAGTGGCTTTAAAGTTCCTTATAAAAAAGGAGATATTGAAACCAATATTGAAGAGTTTGGTCAAAAACTCACAAAACGTTTTAATGATTTTTGTAAAGAGTACGGAAAAGAATTGACTCTTGGTTTCGAACCGGGTAAATTCTTAGTAAGTGAAGCTGGATATTTTTTAGCAGAAGTAAATGTTGTGAAACAAACAACTTCTACGGTTTTTGCAGGAATTGATAGTGGCTTCAACCATTTGATAAGACCTATGCTTTACAATTCTTATCATGAAATCATCAACATCTCAAACCCTAAAGGTAGAGAACGCTTTTACTCTGTTGTAGGATATATTTGTGAAACTGACACTTTTGCTACTAACAGAAGGATTTCAGAAATTACAGAAGGTGATATTATAGCTTTTAAAAATGCAGGAGCTTACTGTTTTTCTATGGCTAGTAATTACAATTCTCGTTTTCGCCCAGCAGAGGTGCTTTGGCATAATAATGAAGCACATCTAATCCGTAAACGTGAAACTTTTGAAGATTTAACCAAAAATCAAGTAAATATGGAAATCTTCTCTAAAGTTACAGAACCTGCTTCGTAA
- a CDS encoding LON peptidase substrate-binding domain-containing protein, which yields MLALFPLQLVVYPGERLPLHIFEKRYQQLISDCETEGISFGVPAYIDKKLEYGTEVTLQKIEKRHPNGASDVICVGTRVFKIKSFHKQLPGKLYAGGEVEFLEDRENGVEELQEELLKNIAILYVELTIEKPPIFNIPFVSYQVAHKVGLALHQEYHLLKLRSELERLNYLIGHLKITIPVVREMNRAKEVIKLNGHFKNFDPLDFEDFEL from the coding sequence ATGTTAGCACTCTTTCCTTTACAATTGGTAGTGTATCCAGGTGAACGATTACCTCTTCATATTTTCGAAAAGAGATATCAGCAGTTGATATCTGATTGCGAAACCGAGGGGATCTCGTTTGGGGTGCCAGCGTATATTGATAAAAAACTAGAATACGGTACCGAGGTTACCCTGCAAAAAATAGAGAAAAGGCATCCTAATGGTGCTAGTGATGTCATTTGCGTTGGCACTAGAGTTTTTAAGATTAAGAGTTTTCATAAACAATTACCAGGTAAATTATATGCTGGCGGAGAGGTTGAATTTTTAGAAGATAGAGAGAATGGTGTAGAAGAACTACAGGAAGAATTATTAAAAAATATTGCTATTTTGTATGTAGAACTAACTATCGAGAAACCTCCTATTTTTAATATTCCATTTGTGAGTTATCAAGTGGCACATAAAGTTGGTTTAGCATTACATCAAGAGTATCATTTGTTAAAGCTACGAAGTGAACTAGAACGACTGAACTATCTTATAGGTCATCTAAAAATCACAATTCCAGTAGTTAGAGAAATGAATCGTGCTAAGGAAGTAATTAAGTTAAATGGCCATTTTAAAAATTTTGACCCATTGGATTTTGAGGATTTCGAATTATAG